The following coding sequences lie in one Aricia agestis chromosome 10, ilAriAges1.1, whole genome shotgun sequence genomic window:
- the LOC121730963 gene encoding ADP-ribosylation factor-like protein 8B-A: MIALINRILDWIKSLFWKEEMELTLVGLQYSGKTTFVNVIASGQFSEDMIPTVGFNMRKITKGNVTIKVWDIGGQPRFRSMWERYCRGVNAIVYMVDAADPDKIEASRNELHNLLEKQQLTGIPVLVLGNKRDLPHALDEHGLIERMNLSAIQDREICCYSISCKEKDNIDITLQWLISHSKSGSAR; the protein is encoded by the exons ATGATAGCTTTAATCAATCGTATCCTGGATTGGATTAAAAGTTTGTTCTGGAAGGAGGAAATGGAGCTAACTCTGGTCGGTTTACAGTATTCGGGGAAAACAACTTTCGTGAACGTCATTGCC TCGGGTCAGTTCAGTGAAGACATGATACCTACAGTGGGATTCAACATGCGTAAAATTACCAAAGGAAATGTTACTATTAAG GTTTGGGACATTGGCGGACAACCTCGTTTCCGTTCCATGTGGGAGAGATATTGCAGAGGAGTCAATGCTATTGT GTACATGGTGGATGCTGCAGATCCAGACAAGATCGAGGCGTCCCGCAACGAGCTGCACAACCTCCTGGAGAAGCAGCAGCTGACGGGCATCCCGGTGCTCGTGCTGGGCAACAAGCGGGACCTGCCACATGCGCTGGATGAGCATGGTCTCATTGAGAGGAT GAATCTGTCTGCGATCCAAGACCGCGAGATATGCTGTTACTCCATATCGTGCAAAGAGAAGGACAACATCGACATCACTCTACAGTGGCTAATCTCGCACAGTAAGTCGGGCAGCGCGCGCTAA
- the LOC121730961 gene encoding uncharacterized protein LOC121730961 isoform X2: protein MAKRRNLDVYLQQVSEQFITIKYDDFKRSQEVFKCVFDQIKKNMEKQCNYFKKYASQVTYGGSVSDGIKVGRLDEFDMDIVIRLPVSYGDGDDGIIVEPDRPGFVRLKIHGFDHLDKQKDWESSHKVTRDWRDTNKYLLQNKFRFWLNSVVQKALNDMDYKATVGGKTYILKYKSSGPAYTLLVRNSPGEEAFVLDIDLVPVIRFILPRWPPGYRKPRGHRCTEWFVVPKPNKAESNAELQNRAWRLSFQDFEREMIKDCKNLKFTIRLLKKLRDAQGMKPIASYYIKTLFLWKIEETNNKRYWETKLSVLFRDMVQKLHDAIQNKNIPYFWDQRNNLIENLKPSLQAMYVEKLSTVLESIDNNDAEKTAFYLLTPQEQTFFRTTPFYRSVNGVDSKAPVLKYNSNQNKMIRFIRCHI, encoded by the exons atggcAAAACGGCGAAATCTCGACGTGTACCTGCAGCAGGTGTCGGAGCAGTTTATAACGATAAAGTACGACGACTTCAAACGGTCACAAGAAGTCTTCAAATGTGTGTTCGACCAAATCAAAAAGAACATGGAGAAGCAATGCAATTACTTCAAAAAATACGCCAGCCAA GTGACGTACGGCGGGAGCGTGTCGGACGGCATCAAAGTGGGCCGCCTGGACGAGTTCGACATGGACATCGTGATACGGCTGCCGGTCAGCTACGGCGACGGCGATGACGGGATCATCGTCGAGCCCGACAGACCGGGCTTCGTGCGCCTCAAGATACACGGCTTCGACCATCTGGATAAGCAGAAG GACTGGGAGAGCTCTCACAAGGTGACTCGTGATTGGCGCGACACCAACAAGTACCTGCTGCAGAACAAGTTCCGGTTCTGGCTGAACAGCGTCGTACAGAAGGCCCTTAACGACATGGACTACAAAGCCACTGTAG GCGGCAAGACCTACATTTTAAAGTACAAGTCGTCGGGTCCAGCATACACGTTGCTCGTCCGCAACAGCCCCGGGGAAGAAGCCTTTGTGCTGGACATCGACCTGGTGCCCGTCATCCGGTTTATTCTGCCGCGCTGGCCGCCCGGGTACAG AAAGCCCCGCGGTCACCGCTGCACGGAATGGTTCGTGGTGCCGAAGCCGAACAAGGCCGAGTCCAACGCCGAGCTGCAGAACCGCGCCTGGAGGCTCTCCTTCCAAGACTTCGAGAGGGAGATGATTAAAGACTGCAAGAACCTCAAGTTTACTATACGACTT TTGAAAAAACTCCGCGACGCCCAGGGCATGAAGCCCATCGCGAGCTACTACATCAAAACCCTCTTTCTCTGGAAGATAGAAGAGACCAACAACAAGCGCTACTGGGAGACCAAACTGAGCGTGCTATTCCGAGACATGGTGCAAAAACTACACGACGCAatccaaaacaaaaacatcCCGTACTTCTGGGACCAGAGAAACAATCTCATTGAGAACCTAAAGCCTTCCCTCCAAGCGATGTACGTGGAGAAACTGAGCACCGTACTTGAAAGTATAGACAACAATGACGCTGAGAAGACTGCGTTCTATCTCCTGACTCCTCAGGAGCAGACATTCTTCAGAACCACTCCGTTCTATCGGAGCGTCAACGGCGTAGACTCGAAGGCCCCG gttttaaaatataatagcaatcaaaataaaatgattag atttatTCGCTGTCATATATAA
- the LOC121730961 gene encoding uncharacterized protein LOC121730961 isoform X1, producing the protein MAKRRNLDVYLQQVSEQFITIKYDDFKRSQEVFKCVFDQIKKNMEKQCNYFKKYASQVTYGGSVSDGIKVGRLDEFDMDIVIRLPVSYGDGDDGIIVEPDRPGFVRLKIHGFDHLDKQKDWESSHKVTRDWRDTNKYLLQNKFRFWLNSVVQKALNDMDYKATVGGKTYILKYKSSGPAYTLLVRNSPGEEAFVLDIDLVPVIRFILPRWPPGYRKPRGHRCTEWFVVPKPNKAESNAELQNRAWRLSFQDFEREMIKDCKNLKFTIRLLKKLRDAQGMKPIASYYIKTLFLWKIEETNNKRYWETKLSVLFRDMVQKLHDAIQNKNIPYFWDQRNNLIENLKPSLQAMYVEKLSTVLESIDNNDAEKTAFYLLTPQEQTFFRTTPFYRSVNGVDSKAPVRTAKAPTPPRLARDDASGLLQQLRISLERAESLSAQVEEKDKRIAMLERERKLNQVKPEPAKASSCSVQ; encoded by the exons atggcAAAACGGCGAAATCTCGACGTGTACCTGCAGCAGGTGTCGGAGCAGTTTATAACGATAAAGTACGACGACTTCAAACGGTCACAAGAAGTCTTCAAATGTGTGTTCGACCAAATCAAAAAGAACATGGAGAAGCAATGCAATTACTTCAAAAAATACGCCAGCCAA GTGACGTACGGCGGGAGCGTGTCGGACGGCATCAAAGTGGGCCGCCTGGACGAGTTCGACATGGACATCGTGATACGGCTGCCGGTCAGCTACGGCGACGGCGATGACGGGATCATCGTCGAGCCCGACAGACCGGGCTTCGTGCGCCTCAAGATACACGGCTTCGACCATCTGGATAAGCAGAAG GACTGGGAGAGCTCTCACAAGGTGACTCGTGATTGGCGCGACACCAACAAGTACCTGCTGCAGAACAAGTTCCGGTTCTGGCTGAACAGCGTCGTACAGAAGGCCCTTAACGACATGGACTACAAAGCCACTGTAG GCGGCAAGACCTACATTTTAAAGTACAAGTCGTCGGGTCCAGCATACACGTTGCTCGTCCGCAACAGCCCCGGGGAAGAAGCCTTTGTGCTGGACATCGACCTGGTGCCCGTCATCCGGTTTATTCTGCCGCGCTGGCCGCCCGGGTACAG AAAGCCCCGCGGTCACCGCTGCACGGAATGGTTCGTGGTGCCGAAGCCGAACAAGGCCGAGTCCAACGCCGAGCTGCAGAACCGCGCCTGGAGGCTCTCCTTCCAAGACTTCGAGAGGGAGATGATTAAAGACTGCAAGAACCTCAAGTTTACTATACGACTT TTGAAAAAACTCCGCGACGCCCAGGGCATGAAGCCCATCGCGAGCTACTACATCAAAACCCTCTTTCTCTGGAAGATAGAAGAGACCAACAACAAGCGCTACTGGGAGACCAAACTGAGCGTGCTATTCCGAGACATGGTGCAAAAACTACACGACGCAatccaaaacaaaaacatcCCGTACTTCTGGGACCAGAGAAACAATCTCATTGAGAACCTAAAGCCTTCCCTCCAAGCGATGTACGTGGAGAAACTGAGCACCGTACTTGAAAGTATAGACAACAATGACGCTGAGAAGACTGCGTTCTATCTCCTGACTCCTCAGGAGCAGACATTCTTCAGAACCACTCCGTTCTATCGGAGCGTCAACGGCGTAGACTCGAAGGCCCCGGTAAGAACCGCAAAGGCCCCCACTCCCCCTCGCCTGGCGCGAGACGACGCCAGCGGCCTGCTGCAGCAGCTGAGGATCTCCTTGGAGAGAGCGGAGTCCCTGTCCGCTCAGGTCGAGGAGAAGGATAAGAGGATAGCGATGCTAGAGAGGGAAAGAAAGTTGAACCAGGTCAAGCCCGAGCCGGCTAAGGCCTCGAGCTGCTCCGTGCAGTAG